The Lodderomyces elongisporus chromosome 6, complete sequence region AGGAGAGAAAACAGAtaacacaaacaacaactaacaataatttctatatagCCATTGCTTCAACTTTGACTTTtattcctcttcctcttcttcttattgttttgtatatctttctattcttttttttttttttcacacgACAAGTATACAAAATAGTCAGAACCAATAATTAGTGTATATGGTAAACAGTTGGTAAGAGAGGGCCTTTTTTACtaaaaattcttttttgtttcaaaaaaaaaaaaaaaaatagctCGGTTAAATTCCCACCATATCTTGTACTGTACTGTTTTAGAGTTCTATTATATTGACTCCTCTTTTCCCTTAttccctttttcctttgtacTAACAGAAGAACTCTCGGAGAATACAAAAGGAACTAAACCCAACTGCTAATATTGTTTCCGACTTTCTCCATTGCACCCCATCTGCTCTTATCTTCGAggaagcaaaacaaaaaaaaaacaaaaaaagaaacaaaagtaatACCCATTAAGAGACATTCACATTTTGTTGAAAGAAAGGGCTCTCGgagcaaaaaaagcaaagtcCATTCGttatagaagaaaaagtggGATCTACAcctattatttttaatcTGGTTCGCATTAAgtccatttttttatatattttttcttgttggaCCGAGGAGGGAAGAGTCATTTACGTTGTGTGACTCAAATACATTTTCCTTGTCTCTCAAAGCATTGGTCTACTTTGAAGATTGCCCcccaaaaaataattagaacaaaagatagagaatgagaatgagaatgaaGTAAACAGACTAGAAGAACATAAACTAGTAACTATGGGGATAACCATACACACTAGTATGAATCTATACTAGTCATCACCAATgtaatcttctttttcttttttatcttttctttcaaactcAACCAAACTACTTAATTATAGAAAGACATACagtatagaaaaaaaaaacagcatacaaaaacaataaggAAAATCACATGAGGAGTAATCCGAGGTAACAAAATATCACTCGGTTTGTAGCATTGATAAGCGTGTAGggaggaaaataaaaaaaaaagaacacatGTAGGAGTCAAGGTGAATACACACACTGTAACAACAAGTATACTCCGaatacataaatatataaatatataaatatatatttatactgAAAGAGTGAGAGACTAATATCACACTGTGCACTAACTGCGACACTACATATAAGTGTATCTCCTCAATTCTTTTTAACATTTCAATTTACAAAGTGTATATGCTCCTAACCAATACATTATATCAGAGTTAAATTactagaaaagaaaattagagagagaaaaaaagaaaaacggTTAGAAGGTGTATGGGCTATATGTGTGGTTGATAGTATggtaatattttttttattttatttgaaaaaaaatttcatttgTCCTGgaaacagcaacaataatTTATGACAGAGGGGAAAGGCTGTTCCGAGAAACTgttttgtctctctctctttctctttctccccGCTTTTATTGtgacacttttttttttaccccCCCCCGCcctctgtctctctctgtctccCCCTCCACCGGATTTatggatttttttttttattttttttttttattttatttattttttatttaattttttttaattgttCTTTCCATTCCGTTTACCCCATTGCCTATGGAACCTTTTCTGCATTTCAAGAATGTGATTCATGAGTCTTTGCTGTAGCCCTATTGTTTATTTAAGGaatcagcagcagcagcagcaccatctctctctctctctaaatatatataccacCATGATTTCCCAACATTTTACCGAAAAGTTTTTACCAAAACAGTCTTTACCACTAAAtagttgaattttttttgtttaattttccTCTATTTTAAAGTTTCTCatcacacatacacacatagacaaacacacacatacccacacacacacatatatatatatatacaactaaaaaaaaatgtctgATTTACTCACTTATTCTATAATGCAACCACAATCTGGTCACCACTACCTGCCAGCCGCTATGAACAGTGGGTTCACCACACCAAAACACACTTACAAGACTATTCTACCACCTATCCACACATTACCCTCACCATCAAATAGCATCCATTACTATGATTCCTCAGAACTGATAAAATTACCACCAATAAACACAAACTACACATTAAACAAACCTACATTATCCAGCTCATCCTCATTCTGCTCATTCTCACCAAAAAACCCAACTGCTACTTACAACCAATTGACAGAATTAAACTTGAACAGATTTGATACAACGAAAAACTGCCACGGTCTAGGATTGTTGAGCTCAGCCATTGTATAtgaccaacaacaacaacagcaacaacaacaacagctgcagcaacagcagcaacaaaaaatttactCGCCAGTACAGCAGAATGACAGATTGGTGTCATTACCTTCTCTTAGatcatcatcttccttGTCTATATCATCTCTTTCATCACCAGCTACCCCAGAGTCTATACACAACCAAGCTgtaccacaaccacaaccacaaccacaaccaaaacaacaagaacctaaacaaccacaacaacaaaagagaagacAAAGACTTGGTCCATCTTGTGATTCATGCCGTGCTAGAAAAGTTAAATGCAATGCAGAGATTACCATCCTTGGTCTGGATATACTTGGCATCTCAACTGAGTTTCACTTATCGCCTCTGCAATCATCACAACTCCAAAGCCAAGGCAAAATCATCATTGCAACCGGCAACCTCAGTATCATTTACTCAAGAGACAAATACATCAAATTCAAACCATGCACATCCTGCGAATTGAAAAACACTTTATGCTGCTTTTCAAAAGGCTTTACAAAGGAAGACATAATGctgaacaagaagaaaaatggcACGGCCAcatttaaaaaatatacagCAAAGAAGAGCAAAGGAAGTAAGGAAGCTGGTTTGACCAACCACCCACACCAACACGcagagcaacaacaacaacaagtgtTGATGAGTATAAATAAAACATTGGTTCGTGTACCATCA contains the following coding sequences:
- the SUT1 gene encoding general substrate transporter translates to MSDLLTYSIMQPQSGHHYSPAAMNSGFTTPKHTYKTILPPIHTLPSPSNSIHYYDSSESIKLPPINTNYTLNKPTLSSSSSFCSFSPKNPTATYNQLTELNLNRFDTTKNCHGLGLLSSAIVYDQQQQQQQQQQSQQQQQQKIYSPVQQNDRLVSLPSLRSSSSLSISSLSSPATPESIHNQAVPQPQPQPQPKQQEPKQPQQQKRRQRLGPSCDSCRARKVKCNAEITILGSDILGISTEFHLSPSQSSQLQSQGKIIIATGNLSIIYSRDKYIKFKPCTSCELKNTLCCFSKGFTKEDIMSNKKKNGTATFKKYTAKKSKGSKEAGLTNHPHQHAEQQQQQVLMSINKTLVRVPSPQMAMTSFQTSTGNSSSSTQITESRRSSCSQCRKKKVKCVVAVAVVGEQSNRQCVNCSKRSHECSFD